The Nitrosarchaeum sp. genomic sequence TTTTGGTTGGGTAAAAAATCTCAAAGATGGTCGAGTTGAAGCTGTACTTGAAGGAGATGAGGAAAAAGTAAATAGGCTAATTGAATGGTCTCATGGAGGACCAGCAAATGCACGAGTCGAAGATGTTGAAATTCGAAACGAGAAATTTACTGGAGAATTTTCAAAATTTGATGTATTGTACTAGTTAATTGTTTCAAAAGCATTTTTTATGATTTCTTTGAGTTCTGTTATTTCTTGTCCTGTTTTGATTTGTAGAATTTGTGGAGTCTCTTTTCTGCTTTTTTGAATTTTAATTATAATGCCTTCTCTTTCTGGCTCTATATCTACAAACCATCTAAACGTCATGGATTTTCCAAAAACAACTCTATGCATTCTAATATCTTCAACTACATTTTCTCCTAATGAAAGACAGAATTCTCTTACAGAATCAAATAGTGGTAGTACTGAACTTGGAATTTGTTTTTTAAAATCATTATAATCTCTTTTTGTTCCAAAAGAAATTATTCCATCCATGATGGTTAAAATTTTATTTTAATTATAAAGGTAGTAGATCTGTTGGTTCCAGTCTAGACGGATAGCCCCATTTCAAGGCATACAAGATCCGCCACGTAGACGAGGAAGCGTGGATGCTCCACCTTAGGATTGCTCCCTCCCGGACCTCATCCC encodes the following:
- a CDS encoding acylphosphatase, whose amino-acid sequence is MSKQRIRIFVTGKVQGVFFRQALKVMAKKNDVFGWVKNLKDGRVEAVLEGDEEKVNRLIEWSHGGPANARVEDVEIRNEKFTGEFSKFDVLY